From one Nitrospirota bacterium genomic stretch:
- a CDS encoding GAF domain-containing protein encodes MKSVNIKGTDGVKVKCWQVLECIKKECPAYKTEDFKCWLISGTYCWGSIQGNCLDKIEICLKCDVLMLNLDTFSMRETLSVIDKQFKEYRKIVQKRDEEVEGIGLELAIGLSEVFEALRKISSGDPTVRISEKSKVDLISKLKQIVNSTAQEIGEIVNLSHEFAIVLAEHFDVLHRVAKGDLDARVMGKSKIELLESLKYVTNETIENISTEIRRRIKAEKALHESEKRYRTIFENTGTPTVIIQEDMIIFMSNKEFEKFSGYFKNEVEYKKSFLEFIIKDDINKFLEFAESLSTTKDHEPAYCELRAINRKGEIRDIIAVMSLIPGTKMKVASFVEITQRRYQEMEAIATLSTALRSSTTRTDMLPIIVGQIMELLRTDGVALAFRDPLLEEIVFEIARGKWSNWVGVRLRSDEGISSYVMGSGKPYLNNNIFEDERFARPELLGELQCVACVPLIAHGQTIGAIWIGRKSVIADYEVRLLYAISEIAANAINRITLYEQTEQRLQRLSALHAIDMAISSSLDIRVTLNVLLEHVITQLNTDAATVLLLNPFTQTLECAASRGFRSRSINKTRLRLGEGHAGRAALERCIISIPNVLKTDDPCVRSQILAGEVFIAHHAVPLIAKGQVKGVLEVFHRTQLVPDPEWFEFFEALAAQAAIAIDNADLFNKLQKSNLELTIAYDATIEGWSRALDMRDKETEGHTQRVTEMSVNLARALGVNENEILHIRRGALLHDIGKMGIPDNILHKSTPLNEEERRIMHQHPVFAYELLWPIIFLRPAINIPYCHHERWDGKGYPRGLKGEQIPFEARIFTVVDVWDALRSDRPYRKAWTEEDARNYIFHQAGKHFDPRIVEVFFKLIDRLI; translated from the coding sequence ATGAAAAGTGTAAATATAAAAGGAACTGACGGAGTTAAAGTGAAATGCTGGCAGGTACTTGAATGTATAAAAAAAGAATGTCCTGCTTATAAAACAGAAGATTTTAAATGCTGGTTGATCTCGGGAACCTACTGTTGGGGTAGTATTCAGGGAAATTGTCTGGATAAAATTGAGATATGCCTTAAATGTGATGTTCTAATGTTAAATCTGGATACTTTCTCAATGAGAGAGACGTTGAGTGTTATAGATAAGCAATTTAAGGAATATAGAAAGATCGTTCAAAAACGTGATGAAGAGGTCGAAGGTATTGGTCTTGAATTAGCAATTGGCCTTTCCGAGGTATTTGAGGCATTAAGAAAAATCTCCTCAGGTGACCCTACCGTCAGAATATCAGAAAAATCTAAAGTAGATTTGATTAGTAAATTAAAGCAGATAGTTAATAGTACAGCTCAGGAAATAGGTGAAATCGTTAATCTTTCACATGAGTTTGCCATTGTTCTCGCAGAACATTTTGATGTTTTGCACAGGGTGGCTAAGGGTGATCTTGATGCAAGGGTAATGGGCAAATCTAAAATAGAACTTCTTGAGTCATTAAAGTATGTTACAAATGAAACTATAGAAAATATTTCTACGGAGATTAGAAGACGTATAAAAGCAGAAAAGGCACTTCATGAATCTGAAAAAAGATACCGAACCATTTTCGAAAATACAGGAACCCCTACAGTAATTATCCAGGAAGACATGATAATCTTTATGTCTAATAAAGAATTTGAAAAGTTTTCTGGATATTTTAAAAATGAGGTGGAATATAAGAAGTCATTTTTAGAGTTTATAATAAAAGATGACATAAACAAGTTTCTCGAATTTGCTGAATCACTTTCTACAACTAAAGATCATGAACCTGCCTATTGTGAACTGAGAGCAATAAATAGAAAAGGCGAAATAAGGGATATTATTGCTGTTATGTCCTTGATTCCAGGGACTAAGATGAAAGTGGCCTCTTTTGTTGAGATTACACAAAGAAGATATCAGGAGATGGAAGCTATAGCTACCCTATCAACAGCCTTGAGGTCATCAACTACACGGACTGATATGTTGCCGATTATAGTTGGTCAAATAATGGAACTATTAAGAACAGATGGAGTTGCCCTTGCATTTCGTGACCCTCTACTTGAAGAAATCGTGTTCGAAATAGCAAGAGGAAAATGGTCTAATTGGGTAGGGGTTCGATTAAGAAGTGATGAGGGTATAAGTAGTTATGTTATGGGAAGTGGAAAGCCTTATCTCAATAATAATATTTTTGAAGATGAACGTTTTGCGCGGCCTGAATTACTTGGTGAATTACAATGTGTTGCTTGTGTTCCTCTTATCGCACATGGACAGACAATAGGAGCAATATGGATTGGACGAAAATCTGTAATTGCTGATTACGAAGTGCGTCTGCTGTATGCAATTAGTGAAATTGCTGCAAATGCTATAAATAGAATAACACTATATGAACAGACAGAACAGAGATTACAGCGTCTTTCTGCTCTTCACGCTATTGATATGGCAATCAGTTCAAGTTTAGATATCAGGGTAACACTTAATGTTCTTCTTGAACATGTTATTACCCAGCTTAACACAGATGCTGCTACAGTACTACTATTAAATCCTTTTACTCAAACTTTAGAATGTGCAGCAAGTCGTGGTTTTAGATCTCGCTCTATTAATAAAACTCGCTTAAGGTTAGGCGAAGGACATGCAGGAAGGGCTGCTCTCGAACGGTGTATAATTAGTATTCCAAATGTACTGAAAACAGATGATCCTTGTGTCCGTTCTCAGATATTGGCAGGAGAGGTATTTATTGCTCATCATGCTGTCCCGTTAATAGCAAAAGGACAGGTAAAAGGAGTACTTGAGGTATTCCATCGAACGCAACTTGTACCTGATCCTGAGTGGTTTGAATTTTTCGAAGCTCTTGCTGCACAAGCTGCAATAGCAATAGATAATGCTGATCTATTTAATAAATTGCAGAAATCAAATCTGGAATTGACAATCGCTTATGACGCTACCATCGAGGGATGGTCGCGTGCACTTGATATGCGTGACAAAGAGACTGAAGGACATACACAGCGCGTTACCGAAATGTCTGTAAATCTGGCAAGGGCTCTGGGAGTTAATGAGAATGAAATTCTTCATATTAGGAGAGGAGCTCTTCTACATGATATTGGCAAGATGGGAATACCTGACAATATTCTACATAAATCAACCCCCCTAAACGAAGAAGAAAGAAGAATTATGCATCAACATCCTGTTTTTGCTTATGAATTACTCTGGCCAATTATTTTTCTGCGTCCTGCAATCAACATTCCTTACTGTCATCATGAAAGATGGGATGGAAAAGGATATCCGCGCGGACTAAAGGGTGAACAGATTCCATTTGAGGCACGTATTTTTACAGTTGTAGATGTATGGGATGCTTTGAGATCTGATAGGCCATATCGAAAAGCATGGACTGAGGAAGATGCAAGGAACTATATTTTTCATCAGGCGGGTAAACATTTTGATCCAAGAATTGTTGAAGTTTTTTTCAAACTAATTGACAGGTTGATTTAA